The DNA window ACCGGTGCGCCGGATCATCGGGGCATTTGACGGCGCATCGGCCAATTTGCCGAAAAATATCGTCATCACATTGGTCGGCACCCATGAATTGGTGCATTTATCAATGGTTGTTCGCGGGAGTTCCGGCCGGTAACGTCTCGCGTGGCGACTAGCCGAGCCTTCGCGAAAGGGTCGACGCGTCATGACGGTTGCTGGCTTCACGCGATATCCGCACTTCATCGACGACCTCGCCCGCAGCGAATCGGGACGGCTGCTGCGCGCCGAACTCGGCCGCCGCTGGCCGGAAACCACCGACCAGCTCACCGCGATGGCCCGCTACGCGCTGCTGCCGGCCGGCAAGCTGCTCCGCCCGATGATGACGCTGCACGCGGCGGAGGCGGTCGGTGGATCTCCCCGCGACGTGCTGGCCGCCGCGCTCGGCACGGAATACCTGCACGTCGCGACGCTCGTGCACGACGACATCATCGACGCCGACACGCTGCGCCGCGGCCGCCCGGCGGTGCCCGTCGCGTTCGGCATCCCGGGCGCCATCGTTGCCGGTGACCATCTCATCTTCACCGCGTTCCGGGCCATCGTGGAGGGCGGCGCCGCGGTGCCACCGGGTCACGTGGTCGCCGCGGTCACCGCGCTCGCCGAGGCGGGGCAGGACCTGTGCCGGGGCCAGTCGATCGAGGCGGGGCTCGTCGGCGACCTGGACGCGGGGGCCCGCTGGTACCCGGAGATGATCCGACTCAAGACCGGGTCGCTGTTCCGGGCGGTGTGCCACATCGGCGCGCTGCTCGGCGGCGCGGAACCGGCCGTGGCGGAGGCGCTCGCCCGCTACGGCGAGCACCTCGGCGTCGCGTTCCAGATCCGCGACGACCTGCTGTCCTACGTGGCCACCCCGGAGCAGACCGGGAAGCCGGCGAGCAGCGACCTCAACAACGGCCGCCCGACGCTGCCGCTGCTGCTGGCCTACGACGCCGCCACCGACACCGACCGGGTCGAGCTGATGGCGGTGCTGCACCGCCGGGGCGCGGGCCCCGGCGACGTCGAGTGGGTCGCCGCCCTGCTGCGCGACGTCGACGCGGTCGAGGGCGCCCACCGGCGGATGGTCGAGCACGCCGAACGCGCCCGGGCCGAGTTGGGCGTGCTCGCCCCGTCGGCGAGCGCGGGCGTGCTGGCCGGCATCGCGCGCTGGATGACGAGCGAGATGGCGTGAGTGCCGCCCGGGCACTGCGGGCGCACCTGGAGACCTGGCGGCCCTACACCCTCTGGTATGTGGGGCTGGTCGGACTCGGCGGCGCGGCGATGGCCGCCGGACCGCACCACCCGTGGCGACTCCTGTCGGCCTGGGCCGCGCCCACCGCCGGCTGGCTCGGCGGCCACTACCTGGGCGACTGGTTCGACCGGGAACTGGACGCCGGCAGCAAGCCGCACCGGCCGATCCCGTCCGACCGGCTGCGCGCCCGGACGGCCGTGG is part of the Micromonospora sp. WMMD980 genome and encodes:
- a CDS encoding polyprenyl synthetase family protein — its product is MTVAGFTRYPHFIDDLARSESGRLLRAELGRRWPETTDQLTAMARYALLPAGKLLRPMMTLHAAEAVGGSPRDVLAAALGTEYLHVATLVHDDIIDADTLRRGRPAVPVAFGIPGAIVAGDHLIFTAFRAIVEGGAAVPPGHVVAAVTALAEAGQDLCRGQSIEAGLVGDLDAGARWYPEMIRLKTGSLFRAVCHIGALLGGAEPAVAEALARYGEHLGVAFQIRDDLLSYVATPEQTGKPASSDLNNGRPTLPLLLAYDAATDTDRVELMAVLHRRGAGPGDVEWVAALLRDVDAVEGAHRRMVEHAERARAELGVLAPSASAGVLAGIARWMTSEMA